In Aquiflexum balticum DSM 16537, a single genomic region encodes these proteins:
- a CDS encoding RagB/SusD family nutrient uptake outer membrane protein, with product MKSRIIYFLMFFVAASSVISSCSEEFLDRPPLGSISENALANENGVNGSLLVAYRALQGKQIGAWYTGPNNWLWGGVRSDDAYKGSEALDQATEINPVERFEVLPSSPSATNKWRAIYDGIGMANITIRLANATEDIPADRKTNILAQARFIRGFLHFEAARNYKNVAYVDETVITTEQYRSIVNTVDIYPNIEEDLKYAMDNLPNTQAQIGRVNKWTAMAFLAKAYLYQNKYTEAKALFDQIIANGTTSNGTKYGLEADFKNVFRGQFENGKEIIFSIQYTVGDGTGGANSNVELELTNPHNDGPVGCCGFYQPAQSLVNAYRTSSGLPLLDTYNQVNVKNHESNPTDFPDRGELDPRLDYTVGRIGVTYKDYGPAAATWIRQLANGGPWLPNKHIQWRDEVGPFFVPGSWGQGQLGKNQIVMRYADLLLMAAECEVEIGSLSKAQEYVNEVRARAKASTVVTNAAGQPEANYQIELYTAPWSDKDLARKAVRFERYLELAMEGHRFYDLVRWGTVGPTMSEFLARESQIRTHLAGATFRTGKDEYLPIPEFVVNQSLGNIQQNPGY from the coding sequence ATGAAAAGTAGAATAATATATTTTCTGATGTTCTTCGTAGCTGCATCAAGCGTGATTTCCTCATGCAGCGAAGAATTCTTGGATAGGCCGCCGTTGGGCTCCATATCCGAAAATGCGCTTGCCAATGAAAATGGTGTGAATGGATCTCTATTAGTCGCTTATCGGGCACTTCAGGGAAAACAGATTGGTGCATGGTATACAGGTCCTAATAACTGGTTATGGGGCGGTGTACGATCGGATGATGCCTATAAAGGTTCAGAGGCACTCGATCAGGCAACTGAAATCAACCCTGTAGAAAGATTTGAGGTATTACCTTCAAGCCCATCCGCTACCAACAAATGGAGAGCAATCTATGATGGTATCGGTATGGCAAATATTACCATTAGATTGGCAAATGCAACCGAAGATATTCCTGCTGACAGGAAAACCAACATTCTTGCTCAAGCGAGATTTATAAGGGGTTTTCTTCACTTCGAAGCAGCTAGGAATTACAAGAACGTTGCTTATGTAGATGAAACTGTAATTACTACTGAGCAATATAGGTCCATCGTGAATACCGTGGATATATATCCTAATATTGAAGAGGATTTGAAATATGCTATGGATAACCTCCCAAATACTCAGGCTCAAATCGGCAGGGTAAATAAGTGGACTGCCATGGCTTTTCTTGCAAAAGCTTATTTGTACCAGAACAAATACACAGAAGCCAAAGCACTGTTTGACCAGATTATTGCCAACGGAACAACCAGCAACGGAACAAAATATGGTTTGGAAGCGGATTTTAAAAATGTATTTAGAGGACAATTTGAGAATGGTAAGGAAATTATTTTCTCCATCCAATATACTGTCGGTGACGGAACAGGTGGTGCCAATTCCAATGTGGAATTGGAATTGACAAATCCTCATAATGATGGTCCTGTTGGATGCTGCGGATTCTATCAGCCTGCCCAAAGTTTGGTAAATGCCTACAGGACTTCGAGCGGATTACCGCTTTTGGATACTTATAACCAAGTTAATGTTAAAAACCATGAATCAAATCCAACTGACTTTCCTGACCGAGGTGAATTAGATCCTAGGTTGGATTATACAGTAGGTAGAATTGGAGTTACCTATAAAGACTATGGACCAGCTGCAGCTACTTGGATCAGACAGCTTGCAAACGGTGGACCATGGTTGCCTAACAAGCATATTCAGTGGAGAGATGAGGTTGGACCATTCTTTGTGCCCGGAAGTTGGGGACAAGGTCAATTGGGTAAAAACCAAATTGTCATGAGATATGCCGATCTTTTGTTGATGGCAGCGGAATGTGAGGTAGAAATAGGAAGTTTGAGTAAAGCACAGGAATACGTCAATGAAGTAAGGGCCAGAGCAAAAGCTTCAACTGTAGTGACTAATGCTGCAGGTCAACCTGAGGCCAATTACCAAATTGAATTGTATACAGCCCCATGGTCTGATAAGGATTTGGCTAGAAAAGCTGTTCGATTTGAAAGGTATTTGGAACTTGCCATGGAAGGTCATAGATTCTATGATTTGGTAAGATGGGGAACTGTTGGTCCAACAATGTCAGAATTCCTTGCCAGAGAAAGCCAGATTAGAACTCACTTAGCAGGAGCAACTTTCAGGACCGGCAAAGACGAATACTTACCAATCCCTGAATTTGTGGTTAACCAAAGCTTAGGAAATATCCAGCAAAACCCAGGTTATTAA
- a CDS encoding SusC/RagA family TonB-linked outer membrane protein — protein MEKFYKSLSVFILLLVLSSATVLAQTTVTGRVIDEFSDGIPGVSVLVKGTGTGVVTDIDGNYSIYVPSNESILVFSFIGYVSREEVVGNRSEINVTLEESLLGLDEVIVTGYTSERKRDIVGSVSVVNTKTTLQQPSFTLGNMLQGRAAGVTVSGTGAPGAAAKVRIRGFTSFGNNDPLYVIDGVPTDNANALNPQDIESVQVLKDPVSASIYGSRAANGVIVVTTRQGTSGKTNLTYDSYVGFQSLPNRVYPTMLNTEEYREHLIRAAEGAGIPFNSRIFQNGIPQYLVSNMDVNARPGEATNPDFDRYNWDPFSFENTYQIAETSPGTDWHRDAAQNGIIHMHQIGATGGTDKGSYSMGLNYFSSDGVFRETGLQRTTLRANTRFSPKKWITIGENFQLAFVDQFGSSSDPNNLSGGLDFNNEGQNPWYLATRAAPFIPLQDINGNPAGTSIGGAGQTLTAHAVLPRNRDNKFRGITLFGNAYAQLHLTKNLTASTSFGIDQRYGNGYNFTWITPEKAEPIRNNAYSEYFNSFTSWTWTNSLQYNLNIGDKHVIKLFGATEAIFEQGRFLSASRVDYDFNDPDFRSINTGKNLPQNSGAPGTPRTLSSIFGKAEYQLMDKYLFSATLRRDEASVFGPDFRVGVFPAFGFGWRISEESFMQSATMFDELKLRGGWGQMGSQRNVSAANAYSFFGASLNGTAYDIAGTNGLPQIGYRPSVVGNPSTKWEAAEMVNVGLDGSMFGGRLDFTVEYFNNTTNDLLVERQRNGLEPNVGQPRINVGTMVNKGVDGSLSTRGKMGKDWSYNVGMTFTHYRNEAVKIDAEGSSFLLFGAGRLGNVQRIEAGRPLASFWGWQVDGIFQTEEEVTAHADMPYKRVGSWKIRDINNDGVIDGDDQTFIGNPIPKFQMGMDIGFNYKNWDFQTFLFWNQGNQIYNYTKWSTHLRGFEGGYHTDVLYDTWTPENRGASMPILNANDTFSGAISNSWYVEDGSFLRVRQMQIGYTFPMAQIERLGMYRARIYVQGQNVFTFTNYSGPDPDIGILGNSELQMGVDQFRTPAPRTFIVGINVGF, from the coding sequence ATGGAAAAATTTTACAAAAGCCTAAGTGTATTCATATTACTCTTAGTTCTTTCCAGCGCGACAGTGTTGGCTCAAACGACAGTAACCGGAAGGGTTATTGATGAATTTAGCGACGGTATTCCTGGCGTAAGTGTCCTTGTAAAAGGAACTGGCACGGGGGTCGTAACTGATATAGATGGAAATTACTCCATCTATGTACCTTCAAATGAAAGCATCCTTGTTTTCTCCTTTATTGGATATGTATCCAGGGAAGAAGTTGTAGGAAACAGGAGTGAAATCAATGTTACCCTTGAGGAATCCCTACTGGGATTGGATGAGGTTATTGTTACCGGTTATACCTCTGAAAGAAAAAGAGATATTGTCGGTTCAGTTTCAGTGGTAAACACCAAAACAACTTTACAGCAACCAAGTTTTACACTTGGTAACATGCTTCAGGGTAGGGCCGCAGGTGTAACTGTTTCAGGTACAGGTGCACCGGGTGCAGCTGCAAAAGTGAGGATCAGAGGTTTTACTTCTTTTGGTAATAATGATCCGCTTTATGTCATTGACGGCGTGCCAACAGATAATGCCAATGCACTCAACCCTCAGGATATCGAATCAGTTCAGGTACTTAAAGATCCGGTTTCTGCCTCCATATATGGATCAAGGGCTGCAAACGGAGTTATTGTGGTGACTACAAGACAAGGTACTTCAGGAAAAACCAACCTGACTTATGATTCTTATGTTGGTTTCCAGTCTCTACCAAACAGGGTTTATCCAACCATGTTGAATACTGAAGAATATAGAGAACATCTTATTAGGGCAGCTGAAGGAGCAGGAATTCCATTCAACAGTAGAATCTTCCAAAATGGTATACCACAATATTTAGTATCCAATATGGATGTCAATGCCAGACCAGGAGAAGCAACTAATCCTGACTTTGATAGGTACAATTGGGATCCATTTAGTTTTGAAAACACTTATCAAATTGCAGAAACAAGCCCAGGAACAGATTGGCACAGGGATGCTGCTCAAAATGGTATCATTCACATGCATCAGATTGGCGCAACTGGTGGTACGGATAAGGGAAGCTATTCGATGGGTCTAAATTATTTTAGTTCTGATGGGGTTTTCAGAGAGACAGGTCTTCAAAGGACAACCCTAAGAGCAAATACCAGATTCAGTCCTAAAAAATGGATTACAATAGGTGAAAACTTCCAATTGGCATTTGTTGATCAATTTGGTTCTTCATCAGATCCAAACAACCTTTCAGGCGGACTTGATTTTAACAATGAAGGACAGAACCCTTGGTACTTGGCTACAAGAGCTGCTCCTTTTATTCCTTTGCAAGATATTAATGGAAATCCTGCAGGAACGTCCATAGGAGGTGCAGGTCAGACTTTGACTGCGCATGCAGTATTGCCCCGAAATAGAGACAATAAGTTTAGAGGCATTACCCTATTTGGAAATGCATATGCACAACTCCATTTGACAAAAAATCTAACTGCATCAACCTCTTTTGGTATAGATCAGAGATATGGAAATGGGTACAACTTTACATGGATAACTCCTGAGAAAGCAGAGCCAATTAGAAACAATGCCTATAGCGAGTATTTCAATTCATTCACCTCTTGGACATGGACCAACAGTTTGCAGTACAATTTAAATATCGGTGACAAACATGTCATCAAATTGTTCGGTGCCACAGAAGCAATTTTTGAACAAGGAAGATTCTTAAGTGCAAGCAGGGTAGATTATGATTTCAACGATCCTGATTTCAGGTCAATTAATACGGGTAAAAACCTTCCCCAAAATAGTGGCGCTCCGGGAACTCCAAGAACACTGTCTTCTATTTTTGGTAAAGCAGAATACCAATTGATGGATAAATATTTATTCAGCGCTACTTTAAGAAGAGATGAGGCCTCTGTATTTGGACCGGATTTCAGAGTGGGTGTTTTCCCTGCATTTGGATTTGGATGGAGAATTTCTGAGGAATCATTTATGCAATCGGCTACCATGTTTGATGAATTGAAACTAAGAGGGGGTTGGGGCCAAATGGGTAGCCAAAGAAACGTGAGTGCAGCTAACGCCTATTCTTTCTTTGGTGCTAGTTTGAATGGCACAGCCTATGATATAGCAGGTACAAATGGCTTACCCCAGATTGGGTACAGACCTAGCGTGGTGGGTAATCCAAGTACTAAATGGGAAGCAGCTGAAATGGTCAACGTAGGTCTTGATGGATCCATGTTTGGAGGAAGATTGGATTTCACAGTTGAATATTTCAACAATACAACCAATGACTTGCTTGTTGAGCGTCAGAGAAACGGTTTGGAGCCAAATGTAGGCCAGCCTAGAATAAATGTTGGAACCATGGTAAACAAAGGTGTTGATGGTTCCTTGTCCACAAGAGGAAAAATGGGTAAAGATTGGAGCTACAATGTTGGAATGACATTTACCCATTACAGAAACGAAGCAGTTAAAATTGACGCAGAAGGAAGTTCCTTCTTGTTGTTTGGAGCAGGTCGTCTGGGAAATGTTCAGAGAATTGAAGCAGGTCGTCCATTGGCATCCTTCTGGGGTTGGCAGGTAGATGGTATATTCCAAACCGAGGAAGAAGTCACTGCCCATGCTGATATGCCATATAAAAGAGTCGGATCCTGGAAAATCCGTGATATCAATAATGATGGTGTGATTGATGGTGATGACCAAACCTTTATCGGAAACCCAATTCCTAAATTCCAAATGGGTATGGACATTGGATTCAATTATAAAAATTGGGATTTCCAAACATTCCTATTCTGGAATCAGGGCAACCAAATCTATAATTACACCAAGTGGAGTACGCACCTAAGAGGATTTGAAGGTGGTTACCATACTGATGTATTGTATGATACTTGGACTCCGGAAAATAGAGGAGCAAGTATGCCAATATTGAATGCAAATGATACTTTCTCAGGTGCTATTTCCAATTCATGGTACGTAGAAGATGGATCTTTCTTAAGAGTAAGACAGATGCAGATAGGTTATACTTTCCCAATGGCACAAATCGAAAGATTGGGAATGTACAGAGCAAGGATATATGTTCAAGGTCAGAACGTGTTTACATTTACAAATTACTCAGGTCCGGATCCGGATATCGGAATCTTGGGTAACAGTGAATTGCAAATGGGAGTTGATCAATTTAGGACACCTGCCCCAAGAACGTTCATTGTTGGTATCAACGTAGGGTTTTAA
- a CDS encoding tetratricopeptide repeat protein: MFKITEKYFLLLILIFVFGSCSPKINIYDSLLEGVYAKPEILELHRDSVRFRIEGAIPLEFLKKDVRIVLYPEYLYGEGSLRFGEIVPFDGVYTQNLISARIDNSFVFPYLPGMERGDLVIKGLVEKKNNVYQSPSKTLAAGLETSPLLTRIGQVIPDQPIPEIGVYMEKEFSDQKSLDSREFTIPFSPGSSVRSAPVLPTAVKDFFILGEKGKKISRVTITGLNSPSAQDNIKGLALKRAEFITDQLQESGLLKGAKIETDFRSEDWFDLRLLLSDYQGISPVQKEAVYNVLLNQRDFSSQLQELQRLDSYRNISRDLFPKLNAAKVSVLLEDTRFNNLEISASVFALLNNGEPLDGLTQDHLIFAGQTAKRLEEKEAIFLKLTELYPSELAFNNLGVVYLNRAQRELDVREKNVLITNAINMFKQANRIKTTSVSLHNIGRAYILRGDYFDAYIAVSEASALERDESDSFLSYNEGVRGALDIINGDYKLATIRLNRAKENEENLFNKGLAYFLTEDYRMALESFEECVQVDRSSGYGFYGLALVASLSGDKIGMIENLSKSIERSEYLRERALRDINFKAYFEEQDFIGLFRSEKKLE; encoded by the coding sequence ATGTTTAAAATTACTGAAAAATATTTTCTTCTATTGATTCTGATTTTTGTCTTCGGCTCTTGTAGCCCCAAAATCAATATTTATGATAGTTTGCTTGAAGGGGTTTATGCCAAGCCTGAGATTTTAGAGTTGCACAGAGATTCGGTAAGATTTAGGATTGAAGGGGCTATACCATTGGAATTTTTGAAAAAAGACGTCCGGATTGTATTGTATCCTGAATATTTATATGGCGAGGGTTCCCTTAGATTTGGAGAAATAGTGCCTTTTGATGGAGTTTATACCCAGAATCTTATTTCTGCGAGAATAGATAACAGTTTTGTTTTCCCCTATTTGCCTGGAATGGAAAGAGGGGATTTAGTGATTAAAGGTTTGGTCGAAAAGAAAAACAATGTCTATCAGTCTCCTTCCAAAACCCTCGCTGCAGGATTGGAAACTTCACCGCTGCTTACCAGAATAGGCCAAGTAATTCCTGATCAGCCAATTCCAGAAATCGGGGTTTATATGGAAAAAGAATTTTCAGATCAAAAATCCTTAGACAGTCGGGAATTTACAATACCTTTTTCACCGGGAAGTTCAGTCCGGTCAGCTCCGGTGTTGCCCACCGCCGTTAAGGATTTTTTTATTTTGGGAGAAAAAGGCAAAAAAATCAGCAGGGTAACCATAACAGGACTAAATTCTCCATCCGCCCAGGATAATATCAAAGGCTTAGCTTTAAAAAGAGCAGAGTTTATAACTGATCAGTTGCAGGAAAGCGGCTTATTGAAAGGCGCAAAAATTGAAACTGATTTTAGATCCGAGGATTGGTTTGACCTGCGTTTGCTCTTGAGTGATTATCAGGGTATAAGCCCGGTACAAAAAGAAGCAGTCTATAATGTTTTATTGAATCAACGGGATTTTTCATCTCAACTTCAGGAATTGCAAAGGTTGGATTCCTACAGAAATATATCCAGGGATTTATTTCCAAAACTCAATGCAGCCAAAGTCTCAGTATTATTGGAAGACACGCGATTCAATAACCTGGAAATTTCAGCCAGTGTATTTGCCTTACTCAATAACGGGGAACCTTTGGATGGATTGACCCAGGACCACCTGATCTTTGCAGGTCAGACTGCAAAGAGATTGGAGGAAAAGGAAGCCATATTTTTAAAATTGACAGAGCTTTATCCTTCGGAATTGGCTTTCAATAATCTAGGAGTGGTATATTTAAACAGGGCTCAAAGGGAACTAGACGTTAGGGAAAAGAATGTATTGATCACTAACGCTATTAATATGTTTAAGCAGGCCAACAGGATCAAGACCACTTCGGTTTCGTTACATAATATAGGTAGGGCCTATATTCTGAGAGGAGATTATTTTGATGCCTATATTGCTGTTTCAGAGGCTTCGGCATTGGAGCGGGATGAATCTGATTCGTTTTTGTCCTATAATGAAGGAGTAAGAGGGGCACTTGATATTATCAATGGTGATTATAAGTTGGCCACTATCAGATTGAACAGGGCAAAGGAAAATGAAGAAAATCTTTTTAATAAGGGATTGGCTTATTTTCTTACAGAGGACTATCGAATGGCTTTGGAATCTTTTGAAGAATGTGTACAGGTGGATAGAAGTTCGGGATACGGTTTTTATGGATTGGCATTAGTGGCTTCATTATCAGGGGATAAGATTGGGATGATTGAGAATCTTTCAAAATCAATTGAGCGAAGTGAATACCTTAGAGAAAGGGCCTTGAGGGATATCAATTTCAAAGCATATTTTGAGGAACAAGATTTTATTGGACTTTTCAGGTCAGAAAAAAAACTTGAATAG
- a CDS encoding PspC domain-containing protein, producing MNEIKLFFEERAFGVCSKLGEKLHFPIDSIRLFFIYSSFITLGSPIIVYVSMAMLMKVRKYLRKMNNPILFD from the coding sequence ATGAATGAGATTAAATTGTTTTTCGAGGAACGAGCTTTTGGGGTTTGTTCCAAATTGGGTGAGAAACTGCATTTTCCTATAGACAGTATCCGACTGTTTTTTATTTATAGTTCTTTTATTACACTTGGATCACCGATCATTGTTTATGTCAGCATGGCTATGTTGATGAAAGTTAGGAAATACTTGAGGAAAATGAACAATCCAATATTATTTGATTAA
- a CDS encoding glycosyltransferase family 2 protein: MQKAAVVILNYNGKEMLRKFLPSVISHSQFEIIIADNASNDGSVEFVKSEFPGLTLLSFSENSGFTGGYNKALSQLEGGFEYYILLNSDVDVSPGWDKDLIDWLDRKSEYAALQPKILSFQNPDFFDYAGAGGGFIDSLGYPYCRGRIFSTIEKDEGQYNNEIQVDWASGACMAIRASVFHEVGGFDSRFFAHMEEIDICWRIRSKGYKIGYLGGVKVWHVGGATLSRSNPFKTHLNFRNNLLMLHKNTSKKRFIKIYLFRVILDAIAALSFLLNGNIQDSKEVLKAHLAFHKMKNSGNKHVLASKLPEQISIRRKRSILWDYFIRGQKTFGKI; encoded by the coding sequence ATGCAGAAGGCAGCTGTTGTCATATTAAATTACAACGGAAAAGAAATGCTCCGCAAATTTCTCCCTTCTGTTATAAGCCATTCTCAGTTCGAAATCATTATCGCAGATAATGCCAGTAATGATGGCTCTGTGGAGTTTGTGAAATCGGAGTTTCCCGGATTGACGTTGTTGAGTTTTTCTGAAAATTCCGGTTTTACCGGAGGGTACAACAAGGCCTTGTCCCAACTTGAAGGAGGTTTTGAATATTACATTTTGCTAAACTCCGACGTAGATGTAAGTCCTGGCTGGGATAAAGATCTGATTGATTGGCTGGATAGAAAGAGTGAATATGCTGCGTTACAGCCTAAAATACTTTCTTTTCAAAACCCTGATTTTTTTGATTATGCAGGGGCAGGAGGTGGTTTTATAGATAGTTTAGGATATCCGTATTGTAGGGGAAGAATTTTCAGTACTATAGAAAAAGACGAAGGCCAATATAATAACGAAATTCAGGTGGATTGGGCATCAGGTGCCTGTATGGCCATCAGGGCCTCTGTTTTTCATGAGGTGGGAGGCTTTGATTCAAGATTTTTTGCCCATATGGAAGAAATCGACATTTGCTGGCGCATCAGATCAAAGGGATATAAAATAGGCTATTTAGGAGGTGTAAAGGTATGGCATGTTGGAGGAGCAACTTTATCAAGAAGCAATCCTTTCAAAACACATCTTAACTTTAGGAATAATCTTTTGATGCTGCATAAAAATACCTCGAAAAAGAGATTTATAAAAATCTATCTTTTCCGTGTGATATTGGATGCCATTGCTGCACTTTCTTTTCTTCTAAATGGGAATATTCAAGATTCAAAAGAAGTCCTCAAGGCTCATTTGGCTTTTCACAAAATGAAAAATTCAGGGAATAAACATGTATTGGCTTCAAAATTGCCTGAACAAATATCTATTCGTAGGAAGAGATCCATTTTGTGGGATTATTTTATCAGAGGACAGAAAACCTTCGGCAAAATTTAA
- a CDS encoding YbaB/EbfC family nucleoid-associated protein, producing MFDIMSIMNKVKEAQAKIKDAQSKLVYLKAEGESGAGMVKVTVNGNRNVISIEMDDSIVNLSDKEMLSDLIVAATNKALEQIEVKIKEELKSATDGMMPNIPGMDFGNMF from the coding sequence ATGTTTGATATAATGAGTATCATGAATAAAGTAAAAGAGGCACAGGCCAAAATCAAGGATGCCCAGTCAAAACTCGTTTATCTCAAAGCTGAGGGTGAATCCGGTGCAGGTATGGTGAAGGTAACCGTGAATGGAAACAGAAATGTGATTTCCATTGAAATGGATGATTCTATTGTCAATCTGTCGGATAAAGAAATGTTGAGTGATCTTATTGTGGCTGCCACCAATAAAGCACTGGAGCAAATTGAGGTAAAGATCAAAGAGGAACTGAAGTCTGCCACTGATGGTATGATGCCAAATATTCCGGGAATGGACTTCGGAAATATGTTTTGA